In Erigeron canadensis isolate Cc75 chromosome 6, C_canadensis_v1, whole genome shotgun sequence, the following are encoded in one genomic region:
- the LOC122603563 gene encoding 15-cis-zeta-carotene isomerase, chloroplastic, with the protein MATSILLSSSFSCTPQFPKTPKFIFPISKLNNTITPINNSINRKFLKTDQLLPTNCLRKCRKVFVLGESDTSVSKDVLVGEDSANFDLAKQKITSWIYFTGVLGVVLFILDVVWIDNNTGFGKAFIDSVSTLSDSPEVVMFLLTLIFAFVHSGLASLRDPGEKLIGERAFRVLFAGTSLPLAVSTIVYFINHRYDGVQLWQLQSEPWLHHLLWVTNFISFFFLYPSTFNLLEVAAVDKPKMHLWESGIMRITRHPQLAGQVMWCLAHTIWIGNSVAVAASVGLIGHHLFGAWNGDRRLRIRYGEAFDIVKSRTSIIPFAAIVDGRQKLPKDYYKEFLRLPYVVITGLTLGAYFAHPLMQAASFRLHW; encoded by the exons atggCCACTTCAATTCTCCTTTCAAGTTCCTTTTCTTGCACCCCTCAATttcccaaaacaccaaaattcaTCTTTCCCATATCCAAACTCAACAACACAATAACACCCATTAACAATTCTATAAATAGAAAGTTTTTAAAGACCGACCAATTGTTGCCCACCAACTGTTTGAGGAAATGCCGCAAAGTATTTGTTTTAGGAGAATCAGATACAAGTGTTTCAAAAGATGTTTTGGTTGGTGAGGATTCGGCGAATTTCGATTTAGCTAAGCAAAAGATTACTTCTTGGATATATTTTACTGGGGTTTTGGGGGTTGTGCTTTTTATTCTTGATGTTGTTTGGATTGATAATAATACTGGATTTGGTAAAGCTTTTATTGATTCTGTTTCTACTCTTTCTGATAGCCCTGAG GTCGTAATGTTCCTCCTTACCCTTATTTTTGCCTTTGTACATAGTGGCCTGGCCAGTCTCAGAGACCCCGGTGAAAAACTGATTGGAGAGCGTGCTTTCCGTGTGTTATTTGCTGGAACATCCCTTCCTCTTGCCGTCAGTACAATT GTGTATTTCATCAATCATAGATACGATGGTGTTCAGTTATGGCAGCTACAAAGTGAACCTTGGTTACATCATCTATTGTGGGTCACTAATTTTatatcctttttctttctttatccaTCAACCTTTAATCTATTAGAGGTAGCCGCTGTTGATAAGCCTAAGATGCATCTCTGGGAAAGTGGGATCATGAGAATCACCAGGCATCCACAG TTGGCAGGACAGGTGATGTGGTGTCTCGCTCACACCATTTGGATTGGCAACTCTGTAGCTGTAGCAGCATCAGTTGGGCTAATCGGGCATCATCTGTTTGGTGCATGGAATGGTGATAGGAGGTTAAGAATCAGATATGGTGAAGCTTTTGACATTGTCAAGAGTCGAACAAGTATCATCCCATTTGCAGCTATAGTAGATGGGCGTCAGAAGCTGCCAAAAGATTACTATAAAGAGTTCTTAAGGTTACCATATGTAGTCATTACCGGATTAACTCTAGGAGCTTACTTTGCGCACCCGCTAATGCAGGCTGCTAGTTTTAGGCTCCATTGGTGA